The Phyllopteryx taeniolatus isolate TA_2022b chromosome 17, UOR_Ptae_1.2, whole genome shotgun sequence genome window below encodes:
- the defbl2 gene encoding beta-defensin-like 2 produces MKGLGLVLLVLLLMFVVGEGNDPEPQYWTCGHRGLCRRFCYAQEYMIGHHGCPRRYRCCAIRF; encoded by the exons ATGAAGGGACTGGGCTTGGTTCTACTTGTGCTTCTCCTGATGTTTGTCGTCGGCGAGG GGAATGATCCAGAACCACAGTACTGGACTTGTGGGCATAGAGGACTCTGCAGACGGTTCTGCTATGCCCAGGAGTACATGATCGGTCATCATGGGTGCCCTCGACGATACAG GTGCTGTGCCATACGATTTTAA
- the spag7 gene encoding sperm-associated antigen 7 homolog, whose product MRSRCRCSCYQVKMADLLGSILNSMEKPPTVGDQESRRKAREQAARLKKMEEEEKRKKAAFRKKMEKEVSNFIQDSTQQKQKYNPMGKIERSILHDVAEVAGLTSFSFGEDEESRYVMLFKKEFAPSDEELEAYRKGEEWDPQLAEQRRRLKEQAALEEEASRQSNKSEACPNSNYRDKYSHLIGTSAAKDAARTLEANQAYGCVPVANKRDTRSIEEAMNAIRAKKRQKLEDDTGAHSSTF is encoded by the exons ATGCGTAGTCGCTGTCGGTGCTCTTGCTATCAAGTCAAGATGGCGGATCTACTAGGTTCAATATTAAATTCGATGGAAAAACCTCCAACAGTCGGCGACCAGGAAAGCCGGCGAAAGGCTCGAG AGCAAGCAGCGAGGCTCAAGAAaatggaagaagaagagaaaagaaagaaagcagcATTCAGGAAAAAG aTGGAGAAAGAAGTGTCAAATTTCATCCAAGACAGTACACAACAGAAGCAAAAATACAATCCCATGGGGAAGATTGAGAGAAGTATATT GCATGATGTCGCTGAAGTGGCTGGTCtgacttctttttcttttggagaGGATGAAGAGAGTCGTTATGTCATGTTGTTCAAGAAG GAGTTTGCTCCATCCGACGAGGAGCTGGAGGCTTATCGCAAAGGAGAGGAGTGGGACCCTCAGTTAGCAGAGCAGCGCCGCAGGCTAAAG GAGCAGGCGGCTCTGGAAGAAGAAGCATCCCGGCAGAGCAACAAGTCGGAGGCGTGTCCAAACTCCAACTACAGAGACAAGTACAGCCACCTGATTGGCACGTCTGCAGCCAAAGATGCAGCGCGCACACTGGAAGCCAACCAGGCCTATGGGTGTG TGCCGGTGGCCAACAAGAGGGACACTCGCTCCATAGAAGAAGCCATGAACGCAATCCGAGCAAAGAAGCGACAGAAGTTAGAAGACGACACAGGCGCACACAGCAGCACTTTTTGA
- the chrdl2 gene encoding chordin-like protein 2: MKSLLVSFMLVLCADAELRGRKGSGVLCIFKDKTFKPGDSWHPFLEPFGLILCIRCFCTERGHVKCSTIKCPPLPCGKPVADPEQCCPRCTDEPKIPAGLRAPVKSCRYNGSVYQPGETFTKHNLPAKPSNQCAMCSCSNGNIFCAVKTCQPISCSSPVTLADTCCLVCKDFSTSGSSSAEDGNQQLNRGVRHSVDQCSGELDRIQSPRVRTSPRRVSLNKLNFRGASETTVKILLQRKHEKACLYNGKTYSHGDMWHPVLGKVLECIVCSCSDGLQECKRITCPSQYACQHPVKSPGKCCKTCSEHKVASNQTRCNLGYKSKLLVYKVESALKVDSPNTVRIMAIERTSTAEVEVQVWKMVDGILQLMEIGDVQRKDIQDHPENYTLLTTVDEEMWGKFKEGGAKLDQAQTICEDGIREMVMFLDPKQVEGLCSP, encoded by the exons ATGAAGTCCCTGTTGGTGTCGTTCATGCTCGTTTTGTGTGCAGATGCCGAGCTGAGAGGCCGCAAAG GCTCAGGGGTTTTGTGCATCTTTAAAGACAAGACATTCAAGCCAGGAGACAGTTGGCATCCTTTTCTCGAGCCCTTTGGACTCATTCTGTGCATACGCTGCTTCTGCACTGAG AGAGGCCATGTGAAATGCAGTACAATTAAGTGTCCTCCTCTGCCTTGTGGCAAGCCAGTAGCCGACCCAGAGCAGTGTTGCCCACGTTGCACAG ATGAGCCCAAGATCCCTGCAGGTCTGAGAGCTCCAGTGAAGTCGTGCAGATATAATGGTAGTGTCTATCAACCAGGAGAGACCTTCACCAAGCATAACCTCCCAGCCAAGCCAagcaaccagtgtgccatgtgCTCATGCTCT aatGGAAACATCTTCTGCGCAGTTAAAACTTGCCAACCAATCAGTTGCTCCTCCCCGGTCACACTTGCAGACACCTGCTGTTTGGTGTGTAAAG ACTTCAGCACCAGTGGGTCGTCATCAGCAGAGGATGGAAACCAGCAGCTGAACAGAGGCGTT AGACATTCAGTGGACCAGTGTTCTGGAGAGCTGGATAGAATACAGTCCCCCCGGGTCAGGACTTCTCCCAGACGCGTGAGCCTGAATAAACTTAACTTCAGAGGGGCTTCAGAGACCACTGTGAAGATTTTGTTGCAGAGGAAACATGAGAAAG CGTGTTTATACAATGGCAAGACGTACTCGCATGGAGACATGTGGCACCCGGTTTTGGGGAAGGTCCTGGAATGCATCGTGTGCTCTTGTAGCGACGGCCTGCAGGAGTGCAAACGCATCACGTGTCCCAGCCAGTATGCGTGCCAACATCCGGTCAAGTCACCAGGAAAATGCTGCAAGACGTGTTCAG AACATAAAGTTGCAAGTAACCAGACTCGGTGTAACTTGGGCTACAAAAGTAAACTTTTGGTGTATAAAGTGGAATCAGCTTTGAAAGTTGACTCCCCCAACACAGTTCGGATAATGGCTATTGAAAGAACAAGTACTGCTGAGGTGGAGGTACAAGTGTGGAAGATGGTTGATG GTATTTTACAACTGATGGAAATTGGAGATGTTCAAAGGAAAGATATTCAGGATCATCCTGAAAATTACACATTACTGACAACAGTTGATGAAG AGATGTGGGGGAAATTCAAAGAGGGAGGGGCCAAACTGGATCAAGCCCAGACCATTTGTGAAGATGGCATTCGGGAGATGGTGATGTTTCTCGATCCCAAGCAGGTCGAAGGCCTGTGCTCGCCCTAA